One genomic region from Jiangella sp. DSM 45060 encodes:
- a CDS encoding class I SAM-dependent methyltransferase, translating into MNRLDSWDRQQEVYIRDRERRYDVMLTFLEELAPDAPLVLDLAAGPGSTAVRVLDRLPGSRCLAVDVDPVLQRLGREAYGDAGGRLTWIRADLRDPRWPSALGVDRVDAVVSTTALHWLRPEELAPLYRTLRELLAESGGPFLNGDHFPFPRETPRVRAAAQRVDQRRQDDAVAAGAEDWAAWWESLRADPDLAAEHAERDALWAGTRRDLTSASLAFHQAALDAAGFTESAIVWQDLDERVLLALP; encoded by the coding sequence ATGAACCGGCTCGACAGCTGGGACCGCCAGCAGGAGGTCTACATCCGCGACCGCGAGCGGCGCTACGACGTCATGCTGACGTTCCTGGAGGAGCTGGCGCCGGACGCGCCGCTCGTGCTCGACCTCGCGGCCGGGCCCGGCTCGACGGCGGTCCGGGTGCTGGACCGGCTACCCGGCTCGCGCTGCCTCGCCGTCGACGTCGACCCGGTGCTGCAGCGGCTCGGCCGCGAGGCGTACGGCGACGCCGGTGGCCGGCTCACCTGGATCCGGGCCGACCTGCGCGACCCGCGGTGGCCGTCGGCGCTGGGCGTCGACCGCGTCGACGCCGTCGTCTCGACCACGGCGCTGCACTGGCTGCGCCCGGAGGAGCTGGCGCCGCTGTACCGGACGCTGCGCGAGCTGCTGGCGGAGTCTGGCGGGCCGTTCCTCAACGGCGACCACTTCCCGTTCCCGCGCGAGACGCCCCGCGTCCGCGCCGCCGCCCAGCGCGTCGACCAGCGGCGTCAGGACGACGCCGTCGCCGCCGGGGCCGAGGACTGGGCCGCCTGGTGGGAGTCGCTGCGGGCCGACCCGGACCTCGCCGCCGAGCACGCCGAACGCGACGCGCTGTGGGCCGGGACCCGCCGCGACCTCACGTCGGCGTCGCTGGCCTTCCACCAGGCCGCGCTGGACGCCGCCGGGTTCACCGAGTCGGCGATCGTCTGGCAGGACCTCGACGAGCGGGTGCTGCTGGCGCTGCCGTGA
- a CDS encoding iron ABC transporter permease produces the protein MSLTGVVAEPLVDDDLGQRAQRRRTALWIGGLSAGLLVTVVLAVGIGAVGIDPGTVARIVGHHTLGSPDAVTWSQAEDSIVWQVRLPRVVLGVVVGAALAVCGVALQAMMRNLLADPYLLGVTSGASTGAAAAILFGLGAGFGENALSASAFLGALAASAAVFVVARAGGRITSLRLLMAGVAVGYALYAATSFLIFAADSAEGARSVLFWLLGSLGLARWGAPLAIVVVVVALTLAALLLWSRRLDALAIGDETAHTLGVPPTRFRVQLLVVVSLCVGAVVAASGGIGFVGLVIPHVARRFVGAAHGRVVPVAALIGAIFLVWADVAARTLLEPRELPIGIITALVGAPFLLILVRRFHSAGA, from the coding sequence GTGAGTCTCACCGGCGTGGTCGCCGAGCCCCTCGTCGACGACGATCTGGGCCAGCGGGCGCAGCGGCGCCGCACGGCGCTCTGGATCGGCGGTCTGTCCGCCGGGCTGCTCGTCACCGTGGTGCTGGCGGTCGGCATCGGAGCGGTCGGCATCGACCCCGGCACCGTCGCCCGCATCGTCGGCCACCACACGCTGGGCAGCCCGGACGCGGTCACCTGGTCGCAGGCCGAGGACTCCATCGTCTGGCAGGTGCGCCTCCCCCGCGTGGTCCTCGGCGTCGTCGTCGGGGCGGCGCTGGCCGTGTGCGGCGTCGCGCTGCAGGCGATGATGCGCAACCTGCTGGCCGACCCGTACCTGCTCGGCGTCACCTCCGGCGCGTCGACCGGCGCTGCGGCGGCGATCCTGTTCGGGCTGGGCGCCGGGTTCGGCGAGAACGCGCTGTCGGCGAGCGCGTTCCTCGGCGCGCTGGCGGCGTCGGCGGCGGTGTTCGTGGTGGCGCGGGCGGGCGGGCGGATCACGTCACTGCGGCTGCTGATGGCCGGCGTCGCGGTCGGGTACGCGCTGTACGCCGCGACCAGCTTCCTGATCTTCGCCGCCGACTCCGCCGAGGGCGCCCGGTCGGTGCTGTTCTGGCTGCTCGGCTCGCTCGGCCTGGCCCGCTGGGGCGCGCCGCTGGCGATCGTCGTCGTGGTGGTGGCGCTGACGCTGGCGGCGCTGCTGCTGTGGAGCCGGCGACTGGACGCGCTGGCCATCGGCGACGAGACCGCACACACGCTGGGCGTGCCGCCGACCCGGTTCCGGGTGCAGTTGCTGGTGGTCGTGTCGCTGTGCGTGGGCGCGGTCGTCGCGGCGTCCGGCGGCATCGGCTTCGTCGGCCTCGTCATCCCGCACGTCGCCCGCCGGTTCGTCGGGGCGGCGCACGGCCGCGTCGTCCCGGTGGCGGCGCTGATCGGCGCGATCTTCCTGGTCTGGGCCGACGTCGCCGCGCGGACCCTGCTCGAGCCGCGCGAGCTGCCGATCGGCATCATCACCGCGCTCGTCGGCGCGCCGTTCCTGCTGATCCTGGTCCGGCGGTTCCACTCCGCCGGCGCCTGA
- a CDS encoding pyridoxamine 5'-phosphate oxidase family protein, translated as MTATHRVPWPLQRRRLERASDYWLSTTRPDGRPHVVPMWGVWQDGRLYFSTDPASVKGRNLAAEPRAAVHLDGGHDVLVIEGTTARVHDDEVAAQVDDAMAAKYVTPDGTPYRLAMDPPNRLFELRPERALAWWEPLTGPTFTRWAWNGGPDPEPVPG; from the coding sequence ATGACCGCGACCCACCGCGTCCCGTGGCCGCTGCAGCGCCGCCGCCTCGAGCGGGCCAGCGACTACTGGCTGTCCACCACTCGTCCCGACGGCCGCCCGCACGTGGTGCCGATGTGGGGCGTCTGGCAGGACGGCCGCCTGTACTTCAGCACCGATCCCGCGTCGGTGAAGGGCCGCAACCTGGCCGCCGAGCCGCGCGCCGCCGTCCACCTCGACGGCGGGCATGACGTGCTGGTGATCGAGGGGACGACGGCGCGGGTGCACGACGACGAGGTGGCGGCGCAGGTCGACGACGCGATGGCGGCGAAGTACGTCACGCCCGACGGCACCCCGTACCGGCTGGCCATGGACCCGCCGAACCGGCTCTTCGAGCTGCGCCCGGAGCGCGCGCTGGCGTGGTGGGAGCCGCTGACGGGGCCGACGTTCACCCGGTGGGCGTGGAACGGCGGGCCCGACCCCGAGCCGGTGCCCGGCTGA
- a CDS encoding L-aspartate oxidase: protein MSERQLSTTVLVIGTGGSGLRAAIEVAEQGVDVLAVGKRPRDDAHTALAAGGINAALGTLDAGDSWQQHAADTVKESYDLANPHTVEIVTRGAERGIRDLERYGMAFAREADGRISQRFFGAHTFRRTAFAGDYTGLEIQRTLVRRTEQLGIPILDSVYITRILVRDNVVFGAYGFDLRDGTRYLIHADAVVLAAGGHTRIWRRTSSRRDENTGDAFRLAVEAGARLRDPELVQFHPSGIIEPENAAGTLISEAARGEGGILRNALGERFMQRYDPERMELSTRDRVALAAYTEIKEGRGTEKGGVWLDVSGLPRETIMTRLPRVYQTMLEVQMLDITADPIEVAPTAHYSMGGVWVRPDDHGTDVGGLYAVGEASSGLHGANRLGGNSLIELLVFGRIVGRAAVAHAAGLDAQRRSADAVAQARAEVDELLAADGRENVRALQRSIRNTMTEHAGVVRDEAGLKAGLAELDHLEERMTDVGIHPDIAGFQDLAHAFDLKASALAARATLEAALERRETRGCHNRADYPELDPALRVNLVWSPATGVVREEIPPVPDEIAALIRDVSTEGKLVE, encoded by the coding sequence ATGAGCGAACGCCAGCTGTCCACCACCGTGCTCGTCATCGGGACGGGAGGGTCGGGGTTGCGGGCGGCCATCGAGGTCGCCGAGCAGGGCGTCGACGTGCTCGCCGTCGGCAAGCGCCCACGCGACGACGCGCACACCGCGCTCGCGGCCGGCGGCATCAACGCGGCGCTGGGCACCCTGGACGCCGGCGACAGCTGGCAGCAGCACGCCGCCGACACCGTCAAGGAGAGCTACGACCTCGCCAACCCGCACACGGTCGAGATCGTCACACGCGGCGCCGAGCGCGGCATCCGCGACCTCGAGCGCTACGGCATGGCGTTCGCCCGCGAGGCCGACGGCCGCATCTCGCAGCGCTTCTTCGGCGCGCACACGTTCCGGCGCACCGCGTTCGCCGGCGACTACACGGGCCTGGAGATCCAGCGCACGCTGGTGCGGCGCACCGAGCAGCTGGGCATCCCGATCCTCGACTCCGTCTACATCACCCGCATCCTGGTGCGCGACAACGTCGTCTTCGGCGCCTACGGCTTCGACCTGCGCGACGGCACCCGCTACCTCATCCACGCCGACGCGGTCGTGCTGGCGGCCGGCGGCCACACCCGCATCTGGCGGCGCACGTCGTCGCGGCGCGACGAGAACACCGGCGACGCGTTCCGGCTCGCCGTCGAGGCCGGCGCCCGGCTGCGCGATCCCGAGCTGGTGCAGTTCCACCCGTCCGGCATCATCGAGCCCGAGAACGCGGCGGGGACGCTGATCTCCGAGGCGGCACGGGGTGAGGGCGGCATCCTGCGCAACGCGCTCGGCGAGCGGTTCATGCAACGCTACGACCCCGAGCGCATGGAGCTGTCCACCCGCGACCGCGTCGCGCTGGCCGCGTACACCGAGATCAAGGAGGGGCGCGGCACCGAGAAGGGCGGCGTCTGGCTGGACGTGTCGGGGTTGCCGCGCGAGACCATCATGACGCGGCTGCCGCGGGTCTACCAGACCATGCTCGAGGTGCAGATGCTCGACATCACCGCCGACCCCATCGAGGTGGCGCCCACGGCGCACTACTCCATGGGCGGGGTGTGGGTCCGGCCCGACGACCACGGCACCGACGTCGGCGGCCTGTACGCGGTCGGCGAGGCGTCCAGCGGGCTGCACGGCGCCAACCGGCTCGGCGGCAACTCGCTCATCGAGCTGCTGGTCTTCGGCCGCATCGTGGGCCGGGCCGCAGTCGCGCACGCCGCCGGTCTCGACGCCCAGCGCCGCTCGGCCGACGCCGTCGCGCAGGCCCGGGCCGAGGTCGACGAGCTGCTGGCGGCGGACGGACGCGAGAACGTGCGCGCCCTGCAGCGCTCCATCCGCAACACGATGACCGAGCACGCCGGCGTGGTCCGCGACGAGGCCGGGCTGAAGGCGGGGCTGGCCGAGCTCGACCACCTCGAGGAGCGCATGACCGACGTCGGCATCCACCCCGACATCGCCGGGTTCCAGGACCTCGCGCACGCCTTCGACCTCAAGGCGTCCGCGCTGGCCGCCCGGGCCACGCTGGAGGCCGCGCTGGAGCGTCGCGAGACCCGCGGTTGCCACAACCGCGCCGACTACCCCGAGCTCGACCCCGCGCTGCGGGTCAACCTCGTGTGGTCGCCCGCGACGGGTGTGGTGCGCGAGGAGATCCCGCCAGTGCCGGACGAGATCGCCGCCCTCATCCGGGACGTCTCGACCGAGGGCAAGCTGGTCGAGTAG
- a CDS encoding glycoside hydrolase family 97 catalytic domain-containing protein — MFAGRKRRRSTLALASAAVAASVVASLTTTDLGVVPAQALTTHTVTSPDGEITFAVHEQPSGALTYEVTAGTTTIFEESPLGIATSAVDFSTGLTYASQSRSTIDETYTLPAGTKPSYRDHANELVLGYTKGGQTMQLVVRAYDDGVAYRYVLPGGSGAVSITDERSGFRLPAPTGGWAAVWNGNYEQDYVYRSAAGLNDGTELTMPLLASIDDNAYFTVISEANVYNAGASFAPSLLKGSQANDGLLNVERTPDQAFPISSTYPFQTPWRAAIIASDLDVLVNSDLVQHLNPPATADADWVRPGRAAWSWFSDGDSAADLDKQKQVVDFAASMGFEYVTVDCCYDPDVDLPAISQYAAQRNVDIFAWVTAEPFATPAQADALAAEHKAYGVAGLKVDFFLNDSQNVMGWYQSIGDAAGEHELMLNFHGSTKPGGENRTWPWVVTSEAVAGTEHYLYPPPTTARLDATFPFVRNPIGGMDYTPTMISLNGSILTQAHTLAQSIVFTSGMVNYSDSVAAYEQWPGRHLMRAVPTVWDETRVVEGFPGDHVTMARRSGDDWFVGAITDPARTASVPLSFLGSGTYTATIFADDGAGRVSSVTTQTVTSADTLSLPMLATGGAAVHLSRTPLAQIGSGDVRYEAEAPGNTLSGGALVDACKGCSGGAKVGYLGQGGAVRFNDVMAGATGTHELTFTYTSGDPRSIQIEVNGAVVGTESLKDSGGWEFVNKWTIDVPLNAGANTIRFSHPSAYAPDVDALIVSRRTEAEAAGNTLAGGATATACGPCSGGSAVTGLAGGGSVTVNGVTASAAGNHTVRLDYAATLDATAQVSVNGGAPVTVDFPSTGGATATATVTAGLDLAAGAANAITVTGGSGAAPDLDRITVTN; from the coding sequence GTGTTCGCAGGCAGGAAACGCCGCCGATCGACCCTCGCCCTGGCATCGGCGGCTGTCGCCGCGTCCGTCGTCGCGTCGCTGACGACGACGGACCTCGGCGTGGTCCCGGCGCAGGCGCTGACCACGCACACTGTCACGTCCCCGGACGGCGAGATCACCTTCGCCGTCCACGAGCAGCCCTCCGGCGCGCTGACCTACGAGGTCACCGCCGGCACCACCACGATCTTCGAGGAATCGCCGCTGGGCATCGCCACCAGCGCCGTCGACTTCTCCACCGGCCTGACCTACGCGTCGCAGTCGCGCAGCACCATCGACGAGACGTACACGCTGCCGGCCGGCACCAAGCCGTCGTACCGCGACCACGCCAACGAGCTGGTGCTCGGCTACACCAAGGGCGGCCAGACGATGCAACTGGTCGTGCGCGCCTATGACGACGGGGTCGCGTACCGGTACGTGCTGCCGGGCGGCAGCGGCGCCGTCAGCATCACCGACGAGCGGAGCGGGTTCCGGCTGCCGGCGCCGACCGGCGGCTGGGCCGCGGTGTGGAACGGCAACTACGAGCAGGACTACGTCTACCGGTCCGCGGCCGGGCTGAACGACGGCACCGAGCTGACCATGCCGCTGCTGGCGTCGATCGACGACAACGCCTACTTCACCGTCATCTCCGAGGCGAACGTCTACAACGCCGGGGCGAGCTTCGCGCCGTCGCTGCTGAAGGGGAGCCAGGCGAACGACGGCCTGCTGAACGTGGAGCGGACGCCGGACCAGGCGTTCCCGATCTCGAGCACGTACCCCTTCCAGACGCCGTGGCGTGCCGCGATCATCGCGTCCGACCTGGACGTGCTGGTCAACTCCGACCTGGTGCAGCACCTCAACCCGCCGGCGACGGCGGACGCGGACTGGGTGCGGCCGGGCCGGGCGGCGTGGTCGTGGTTCAGCGACGGCGACAGCGCGGCGGACCTGGACAAGCAGAAGCAGGTGGTCGACTTCGCCGCGTCGATGGGCTTCGAGTACGTCACCGTCGACTGCTGCTACGACCCGGATGTCGACCTGCCGGCCATCTCGCAGTACGCCGCGCAGCGGAACGTCGACATCTTCGCGTGGGTGACGGCCGAGCCGTTCGCCACGCCCGCCCAGGCCGACGCGCTGGCCGCCGAGCACAAGGCGTACGGCGTCGCCGGGCTGAAGGTCGACTTCTTCCTCAACGACTCGCAGAACGTCATGGGCTGGTACCAGTCCATCGGCGACGCCGCGGGCGAGCACGAGCTGATGCTGAACTTCCACGGCAGCACCAAGCCCGGCGGCGAGAACCGCACCTGGCCGTGGGTCGTGACGTCCGAGGCGGTCGCGGGCACCGAGCACTACCTGTACCCGCCGCCGACGACGGCCCGGCTGGACGCGACCTTCCCGTTCGTCCGCAACCCGATCGGCGGCATGGACTACACGCCGACGATGATCTCGCTGAACGGGTCGATCCTCACCCAGGCGCACACGCTGGCGCAGTCGATCGTGTTCACGTCCGGCATGGTCAACTACTCCGACTCCGTGGCCGCGTACGAGCAGTGGCCGGGCCGGCACCTCATGCGCGCCGTCCCGACGGTGTGGGACGAGACCCGCGTCGTCGAGGGTTTCCCCGGCGACCACGTGACGATGGCCCGGCGCAGCGGCGACGACTGGTTCGTGGGCGCGATCACCGACCCGGCGCGGACGGCGTCCGTCCCGCTCTCGTTCCTCGGTTCCGGGACGTACACGGCGACGATCTTCGCCGACGACGGCGCCGGGCGGGTGTCGTCGGTGACGACGCAGACCGTCACCAGCGCGGACACGCTGTCGCTGCCGATGCTCGCGACCGGCGGCGCGGCCGTGCACCTCTCGAGGACCCCGCTGGCGCAGATCGGCAGCGGCGACGTCCGGTACGAGGCGGAGGCGCCCGGCAACACGCTGTCCGGCGGCGCGCTGGTCGACGCCTGCAAGGGCTGCTCCGGCGGCGCGAAGGTCGGCTACCTCGGCCAGGGCGGCGCGGTGCGGTTCAACGACGTGATGGCCGGCGCGACCGGCACGCACGAGCTGACCTTCACCTACACCTCCGGCGACCCGCGGTCGATCCAGATCGAGGTCAACGGGGCGGTCGTCGGCACGGAGTCGCTGAAGGACTCGGGTGGCTGGGAGTTCGTGAACAAGTGGACGATCGACGTGCCGCTGAACGCGGGCGCGAACACGATCCGCTTCTCCCACCCGTCGGCCTACGCGCCGGACGTCGACGCGCTGATCGTGTCGCGGCGCACCGAGGCGGAGGCGGCCGGCAACACCCTCGCCGGGGGTGCGACGGCGACCGCGTGCGGTCCGTGCTCGGGCGGGTCGGCGGTGACGGGGCTGGCCGGCGGCGGGTCGGTGACGGTGAATGGGGTGACGGCGAGCGCGGCCGGCAACCACACCGTCCGCCTCGACTACGCCGCGACGCTGGACGCGACGGCGCAGGTCAGCGTCAACGGCGGCGCGCCCGTGACCGTCGACTTCCCGTCGACCGGCGGCGCGACGGCGACCGCGACGGTCACGGCCGGCCTCGACCTGGCCGCGGGCGCGGCCAACGCGATCACCGTCACCGGCGGCTCCGGCGCGGCGCCCGACCTCGACCGGATCACCGTCACGAACTGA
- a CDS encoding ABC transporter substrate-binding protein, whose translation MRYLPPIAALVLLATAACGAGDDTGEAAATAGDYPVTVDNCGVDVTFDAPPERVVLLESAPVTIMHELGVLDAAVLRAGAFPEAYYDGETNAAIAAVESLGDDVDTSGHLQISQEVIIARQPELVLGLPDGITREGLSGVGINALVQPVMCPDGVDATTFDDVYEQIETYGRVFDRTDEADALVGELRDRVAAVEAAAEGAPERTAAVLYPTVGGGSGYAYGNRSMAHPQLEAAGFTNVFGDVDERVFEVTLEQIIAADPDVLVLLHVDGDPAAVKDAVVALPGAEDLTAVRNDDILVQLFNFTEPPTPLSIDGLERIAERFLP comes from the coding sequence ATGCGCTACCTGCCGCCCATCGCCGCGCTCGTCCTGCTGGCCACCGCGGCCTGCGGCGCCGGCGACGACACTGGCGAGGCCGCCGCGACCGCCGGCGACTACCCGGTGACCGTGGACAACTGCGGCGTCGACGTGACGTTCGACGCGCCGCCGGAGCGGGTGGTGCTGCTGGAGAGCGCGCCGGTGACGATCATGCACGAGCTCGGCGTGCTGGACGCCGCGGTGCTGCGGGCCGGCGCGTTCCCCGAGGCGTACTACGACGGCGAGACGAACGCGGCCATCGCCGCCGTCGAGTCGCTCGGCGACGACGTCGACACCAGCGGCCACCTGCAGATCTCGCAGGAGGTCATCATCGCCCGGCAGCCGGAGCTGGTGCTGGGGCTGCCCGACGGCATCACCCGCGAAGGGCTGTCCGGCGTCGGCATCAACGCGCTGGTGCAGCCGGTGATGTGCCCCGACGGCGTCGACGCGACCACCTTCGACGACGTGTACGAGCAGATCGAGACCTACGGGCGGGTCTTCGACCGCACGGACGAGGCCGACGCGCTCGTCGGCGAGCTGCGCGACCGCGTCGCGGCGGTCGAGGCGGCCGCCGAGGGCGCGCCGGAGCGCACCGCCGCCGTCCTCTACCCCACCGTCGGCGGCGGCAGCGGCTACGCCTACGGCAACCGCAGCATGGCGCACCCGCAGCTGGAGGCGGCCGGCTTCACCAACGTCTTCGGCGACGTCGACGAGCGGGTGTTCGAGGTGACGCTGGAGCAGATCATCGCCGCCGACCCGGACGTTCTGGTGCTGCTGCACGTCGACGGCGACCCCGCCGCCGTCAAGGACGCCGTCGTCGCCCTGCCCGGCGCCGAGGACCTGACGGCGGTCCGCAACGACGACATCCTCGTGCAGCTGTTCAACTTCACCGAGCCGCCCACGCCGCTGTCGATCGACGGGCTGGAGCGCATCGCCGAGCGGTTCCTCCCGTGA
- a CDS encoding LysR family transcriptional regulator translates to MNLEQLRGFVEVARLGHFTRAAEHLHLAQPSLSRQISALESDLGAELFHRARGHISLTAAGEALLPLARRMLADADTVRREMAELAGLRRGRVRLGATPTLCISLVAEAVSAFHGAHPGIDLHVTEGGSRVLIDELAGGALDLALITEAEDRPASLTRTPLLTEELVVVSSAAWPPVSSRPAIDLRQLARLPQIVFHESYDLRVTTEAAFRAAGLTPSVVLEGAEMDAVLRFVERGLGVAVVPAMVLLDRPALRSVRLTAPRLTRTVSLAHRSDVTLTRAAAAMQRVVAATAEALAAGSALVSRAPARGRARRSTPTG, encoded by the coding sequence ATGAACCTGGAGCAGTTGCGCGGATTCGTCGAGGTGGCCCGGCTCGGCCACTTCACCCGCGCCGCCGAGCACCTGCACCTGGCCCAGCCGTCGCTGAGCCGGCAGATCTCGGCGCTGGAGAGCGACCTGGGCGCCGAGCTGTTCCACCGCGCCCGCGGGCACATCTCGCTCACCGCGGCCGGCGAGGCGCTGCTGCCGCTGGCGCGGCGCATGCTGGCCGACGCCGACACCGTCCGCCGCGAGATGGCCGAGCTCGCCGGGCTGCGCCGCGGCCGCGTCCGGCTGGGCGCCACGCCGACGCTGTGCATCAGCCTGGTCGCCGAGGCGGTCAGTGCCTTCCACGGCGCCCACCCCGGCATCGACCTGCACGTCACCGAGGGCGGCTCGCGGGTCCTGATCGACGAGCTGGCCGGCGGCGCGCTGGACCTCGCGCTGATCACCGAGGCCGAGGACCGCCCGGCCAGCCTCACCCGGACCCCGCTGCTGACCGAGGAGCTGGTGGTGGTCTCGTCCGCGGCGTGGCCGCCGGTCTCGTCGCGTCCGGCCATCGACCTGCGGCAGCTGGCCCGGCTGCCGCAGATCGTCTTCCACGAGAGCTACGACCTGCGCGTCACCACCGAGGCGGCGTTCCGCGCCGCCGGACTCACCCCGTCCGTCGTGCTGGAAGGGGCCGAGATGGACGCCGTGCTGCGCTTCGTCGAGCGCGGCCTCGGCGTCGCCGTCGTGCCCGCGATGGTGCTGCTCGACCGCCCGGCCCTGCGCTCGGTGCGGCTCACGGCGCCGCGGCTCACCCGCACCGTCAGCCTGGCGCACCGCTCCGACGTCACGCTGACGCGGGCGGCCGCGGCCATGCAGCGGGTCGTCGCCGCCACCGCCGAGGCGCTCGCGGCCGGCAGCGCGCTGGTCAGCCGGGCACCGGCTCGGGGTCGGGCCCGCCGTTCCACGCCCACCGGGTGA
- a CDS encoding class I SAM-dependent methyltransferase — MTDVTTAQDSITRYWTERADSYDAHHREQLGNAEVKAGWTDVWRRALPAPPARVLDVGTGTGHVALLLAELGHDVVGTDLSPGMLAKAREKAAGLAHPPELLIGDAVAPDFPDASFDVVTSRYLLWTLRTPEVALANWRALLRPGGLLAAVDSTWFPSGVGPDPLYDRTAMSLLPLAEAASIDDSAAQVRAAGFADVTVTPLPRILDLDRRYGVADGHEVQLQFLITGRVA; from the coding sequence ATGACCGACGTCACCACCGCCCAGGACAGCATCACCCGGTACTGGACCGAACGCGCCGATTCCTACGACGCCCACCACCGCGAGCAGCTCGGCAACGCCGAGGTGAAGGCCGGCTGGACGGACGTGTGGCGGCGCGCGCTGCCGGCGCCGCCGGCCCGGGTGCTCGACGTCGGCACCGGCACCGGGCACGTCGCGCTGCTCCTCGCCGAGCTCGGCCACGACGTCGTCGGCACCGACCTCTCGCCCGGCATGCTGGCGAAGGCGCGGGAGAAGGCGGCCGGGCTGGCGCACCCGCCGGAGCTGCTGATCGGCGACGCCGTCGCGCCGGACTTCCCGGACGCGAGCTTCGACGTCGTCACCAGCCGGTACCTGCTGTGGACGCTGCGCACGCCCGAGGTCGCGCTGGCGAACTGGCGGGCGCTGCTGCGGCCGGGCGGGCTGCTGGCCGCCGTCGACAGCACCTGGTTCCCGTCCGGCGTCGGGCCGGACCCGCTGTACGACCGGACGGCGATGTCGCTGCTGCCGCTGGCGGAGGCGGCCAGCATCGACGACTCCGCGGCGCAGGTGCGCGCGGCCGGGTTCGCCGACGTCACGGTCACACCGCTGCCGCGGATCCTCGACCTCGACCGTCGCTACGGCGTCGCCGACGGGCACGAGGTGCAGCTGCAGTTCCTCATCACGGGGAGGGTGGCATGA
- a CDS encoding ABC transporter ATP-binding protein, with protein MIGADGVSFAYGDTLVLDGAHVTAAPGTVVGLIGPNGSGKTTLLRTLYGALAPKAGLVTLDETPVGELRPRELARRLAVVVQESTGELPLTVTETVLLGRAPHLSTFQRHGRDDYRVAAASLARVGARHLAGRVFAGLSGGEKQRVLIARALAQQADHLLLDEPTNHLDIRYQHEVLQLVSQLDVTTVVVLHDLNLAARYCDELVLLDGGRVAAAGTPDDVLRPEVLEPVYRIGVQRIDTGDGVQLLFRPLDADVPEGATA; from the coding sequence GTGATCGGCGCCGACGGCGTCTCGTTCGCCTACGGCGACACCCTGGTGCTCGACGGCGCCCACGTCACCGCCGCGCCCGGCACCGTCGTCGGGCTGATCGGGCCGAACGGCAGCGGCAAGACGACGCTGCTGCGCACGCTCTACGGCGCGCTGGCGCCGAAGGCCGGGCTCGTGACGCTGGACGAGACGCCGGTCGGCGAGCTGCGCCCGCGCGAGCTGGCCCGGCGCCTCGCCGTCGTCGTCCAGGAGAGCACCGGCGAGCTGCCGCTGACCGTCACCGAGACCGTGCTGCTCGGCCGCGCGCCGCACCTGTCCACGTTCCAGCGCCACGGCCGCGACGACTACCGCGTCGCGGCCGCGTCGCTGGCCCGGGTCGGCGCCCGGCACCTCGCCGGGCGGGTGTTCGCCGGGCTGTCCGGCGGCGAGAAGCAACGGGTGCTGATCGCCCGCGCGCTGGCCCAGCAGGCCGACCACCTGCTGCTCGACGAGCCCACCAACCATCTCGACATCCGCTACCAGCACGAGGTGTTGCAGCTGGTCAGCCAGCTGGACGTCACGACCGTCGTGGTGCTGCACGACCTCAACCTCGCCGCCCGCTACTGCGACGAGCTGGTGCTGCTCGACGGCGGCCGGGTCGCCGCCGCGGGCACGCCGGACGACGTCCTGCGCCCGGAGGTGCTGGAGCCGGTGTACCGCATCGGCGTCCAGCGCATCGACACCGGCGACGGCGTCCAGCTGCTGTTCCGTCCGCTCGACGCCGACGTCCCCGAAGGAGCGACCGCATGA